In Dermacentor albipictus isolate Rhodes 1998 colony chromosome 6, USDA_Dalb.pri_finalv2, whole genome shotgun sequence, the following proteins share a genomic window:
- the LOC135907809 gene encoding serine/arginine repetitive matrix protein 2-like isoform X2 produces MDEHSDESQSQESYVTSPTKAPRQRQRSPDERRDRRVEAEDVAEDQEYLLDVDASSKRPRHEREYSPVAQGYDEGRDGSPIPTSVCMNIVERQRDTTPDDGEETRATRASETRAEGDQIPAAISEARDVPRRREPRETATIKDVRARAPASWAPNYEFSTSSSSSELRPIDLPPMGKRQLAARPERSVERRKSSKASVGGTSTASGRLPASTVSASRSRSRVSRASYKATGSDATAPPPDGRPSDTAPRTAGPGPSKTTTSLKDPTRADSTVKTPRHLRQPSRSAVSHSNISRKSITKQASQRSISAGAAGRKPQPSAEPNVAEASRVSTASGKRQTPGKAPALAYRDERGSAISADRRSLASKASADSRRSRASTGRPGDQSGGSKKTSDGPPGPRHQRHQHPDWQGNLDAQRDTSAASMLPLAGDSRLSAKSSQRSLRPIGPEEVPLDKMVEEKPKGKFLVMPDGTYVRLQEKNVWIRAMQEKYLAIDYKACSIKVGFGLMLIGFIYIIMFRQVRDYVYDPDTDAQSKEKYKHDNKTSPEQGSLRLFTRKFSFVRHFNSSLAWTRHFDAKNLPAQPRAQ; encoded by the exons GCGCCGCGCCAAAGGCAGCGTAGCCCGGACGAGCGCAGAGACAGACGGGTCGAGGCAGAAGATGTCGCCGAAGATCAAGAATACCTGCTAGACGTCGACGCGAGCTCGAAGCGACCGCGCCATGAAAGAGAATATAGCCCCGTCGCTCAGGGCTACGACGAAGGCCGCGATGGAAGCCCTATACCGACGTCAGTGTGCATGAATATTGTGGAGAGACAAAGAGACACCACCCCGGATGACGGAGAAG AAACGCGCGCAACCAGGGCATCCGAGACCCGCGCCGAGGGCGACCAAATCCCCGCAGCGATCTCGGAAGCTCGAGACGTGCCTAGGAGGCGAGAGCCGAGGGAAACTGCGACGATAAAGGACGTCCGCGCAAGAGCGCCCGCGTCCTGGGCACCGAACTACGAGTTTTCGACGAGCTCGTCAAGTTCGGAGCTGCGGCCGATAGACCTGCCACCGATGGGGAAGCGGCAACTCGCAGCCAGG CCCGAGAGATCGGTGGAACGTCGCAAGAGTAGTAAAGCCAGCGTGGGCGGGACGTCTACGGCTTCGGGCCGACTGCCAGCTTCGACCGTGAGCGCGTCGAGGAGTAGGAGCCGGGTGTCGCGAGCGAGTTACAAGGCGACAGGATCCGACGCGACCGCACCGCCGCCTGACGGTCGACCCTCGGACACGGCGCCACGGACGGCTGGGCCAGGACCCTCAAAG ACAACCACGTCGCTTAAGGACCCTACCCGCGCGGATTCCACTGTCAAGACTCCACGGCATCTGAGACAACCCAGCCGCAGCGCTGTCAGCCACAGCAATATCAGCCGCAAGTCTATCACGAAGCAGGCCTCTCAAAGATCCATCAGTGCTGGTGCAGCGGGCAGGAAACCCCAGCCCTCTGCTGAGCCGAACGTCGCCGAAGCCAGCCGAGTCAGTACGGCTTCAGGGAAGCGACAGACTCCAGGAAAG GCCCCGGCCCtagcgtaccgcgacgagagaggCAGCGCGATCAGTGCTGATCGCCGGTCACTGGCGTCCAAGGCAAGCGCCGATAGCCGTCGTAGCCGAGCATCCACTGGACGCCCTGGCGACCAGTCCGGTGGCAGCAAGAAGACCAGCGATGGCCCGCCGGGCCCGCGGCACCAGCGCCACCAGCACCCCGACTGGCAAGGCAACCTCGACGCGCAAAGAGACACAAGCGCAGCCTCGATGTTACCGCTAGCTGGGGACAGTCGCTTGAGCGCCAAGTCTTCCCAGCGTTCACTGAGGCCGATCGGTCCGGAGGAAGTTCCCCTCGACAAGATGGTGGAAGAAAAACCCAAAGGGAAATTCCTGGTGATGCCGGACGGTACCTACGTACGTCTCCAGGAGAAGAACGTATGGATAAG AGCGATGCAAGAAAAGTACCTAGCCATTGACTACAAGGCATGCAGCATCAAAGTAGGTTTCGGTCTGATGCTCATCGGCTTCATCTACATCATCATGTTTCGTCAGG TGCGAGATTACGTTTATGATCCAGATACAGACGCGCAAAGCAAGGAAAAGTACAAGCATGATAATAAAACTTCACCAG aacagggcagcctgcggctattcacaagaaaattcagttttgttcggcattttAATTCATCTTTAGCGTggacacgtcactttgacgcg AAAAATCTTCCAGCACAGCCGAGAGCGCAGTGA
- the LOC135907809 gene encoding serine/arginine repetitive matrix protein 2-like isoform X1 codes for MDEHSDESQSQESYVTSPTKAPRQRQRSPDERRDRRVEAEDVAEDQEYLLDVDASSKRPRHEREYSPVAQGYDEGRDGSPIPTSVCMNIVERQRDTTPDDGEETRATRASETRAEGDQIPAAISEARDVPRRREPRETATIKDVRARAPASWAPNYEFSTSSSSSELRPIDLPPMGKRQLAARPERSVERRKSSKASVGGTSTASGRLPASTVSASRSRSRVSRASYKATGSDATAPPPDGRPSDTAPRTAGPGPSKTTTSLKDPTRADSTVKTPRHLRQPSRSAVSHSNISRKSITKQASQRSISAGAAGRKPQPSAEPNVAEASRVSTASGKRQTPGKAPALAYRDERGSAISADRRSLASKASADSRRSRASTGRPGDQSGGSKKTSDGPPGPRHQRHQHPDWQGNLDAQRDTSAASMLPLAGDSRLSAKSSQRSLRPIGPEEVPLDKMVEEKPKGKFLVMPDGTYVRLQEKNVWIRAMQEKYLAIDYKACSIKVGFGLMLIGFIYIIMFRQDILLNMAIFVRDYVYDPDTDAQSKEKYKHDNKTSPEQGSLRLFTRKFSFVRHFNSSLAWTRHFDAKNLPAQPRAQ; via the exons GCGCCGCGCCAAAGGCAGCGTAGCCCGGACGAGCGCAGAGACAGACGGGTCGAGGCAGAAGATGTCGCCGAAGATCAAGAATACCTGCTAGACGTCGACGCGAGCTCGAAGCGACCGCGCCATGAAAGAGAATATAGCCCCGTCGCTCAGGGCTACGACGAAGGCCGCGATGGAAGCCCTATACCGACGTCAGTGTGCATGAATATTGTGGAGAGACAAAGAGACACCACCCCGGATGACGGAGAAG AAACGCGCGCAACCAGGGCATCCGAGACCCGCGCCGAGGGCGACCAAATCCCCGCAGCGATCTCGGAAGCTCGAGACGTGCCTAGGAGGCGAGAGCCGAGGGAAACTGCGACGATAAAGGACGTCCGCGCAAGAGCGCCCGCGTCCTGGGCACCGAACTACGAGTTTTCGACGAGCTCGTCAAGTTCGGAGCTGCGGCCGATAGACCTGCCACCGATGGGGAAGCGGCAACTCGCAGCCAGG CCCGAGAGATCGGTGGAACGTCGCAAGAGTAGTAAAGCCAGCGTGGGCGGGACGTCTACGGCTTCGGGCCGACTGCCAGCTTCGACCGTGAGCGCGTCGAGGAGTAGGAGCCGGGTGTCGCGAGCGAGTTACAAGGCGACAGGATCCGACGCGACCGCACCGCCGCCTGACGGTCGACCCTCGGACACGGCGCCACGGACGGCTGGGCCAGGACCCTCAAAG ACAACCACGTCGCTTAAGGACCCTACCCGCGCGGATTCCACTGTCAAGACTCCACGGCATCTGAGACAACCCAGCCGCAGCGCTGTCAGCCACAGCAATATCAGCCGCAAGTCTATCACGAAGCAGGCCTCTCAAAGATCCATCAGTGCTGGTGCAGCGGGCAGGAAACCCCAGCCCTCTGCTGAGCCGAACGTCGCCGAAGCCAGCCGAGTCAGTACGGCTTCAGGGAAGCGACAGACTCCAGGAAAG GCCCCGGCCCtagcgtaccgcgacgagagaggCAGCGCGATCAGTGCTGATCGCCGGTCACTGGCGTCCAAGGCAAGCGCCGATAGCCGTCGTAGCCGAGCATCCACTGGACGCCCTGGCGACCAGTCCGGTGGCAGCAAGAAGACCAGCGATGGCCCGCCGGGCCCGCGGCACCAGCGCCACCAGCACCCCGACTGGCAAGGCAACCTCGACGCGCAAAGAGACACAAGCGCAGCCTCGATGTTACCGCTAGCTGGGGACAGTCGCTTGAGCGCCAAGTCTTCCCAGCGTTCACTGAGGCCGATCGGTCCGGAGGAAGTTCCCCTCGACAAGATGGTGGAAGAAAAACCCAAAGGGAAATTCCTGGTGATGCCGGACGGTACCTACGTACGTCTCCAGGAGAAGAACGTATGGATAAG AGCGATGCAAGAAAAGTACCTAGCCATTGACTACAAGGCATGCAGCATCAAAGTAGGTTTCGGTCTGATGCTCATCGGCTTCATCTACATCATCATGTTTCGTCAGG ATATCTTATTAAACATGGCTATATTCG TGCGAGATTACGTTTATGATCCAGATACAGACGCGCAAAGCAAGGAAAAGTACAAGCATGATAATAAAACTTCACCAG aacagggcagcctgcggctattcacaagaaaattcagttttgttcggcattttAATTCATCTTTAGCGTggacacgtcactttgacgcg AAAAATCTTCCAGCACAGCCGAGAGCGCAGTGA
- the LOC135907809 gene encoding serine/arginine repetitive matrix protein 2-like isoform X3, with translation MDEHSDESQSQESYVTSPTKAPRQRQRSPDERRDRRVEAEDVAEDQEYLLDVDASSKRPRHEREYSPVAQGYDEGRDGSPIPTSVCMNIVERQRDTTPDDGEETRATRASETRAEGDQIPAAISEARDVPRRREPRETATIKDVRARAPASWAPNYEFSTSSSSSELRPIDLPPMGKRQLAARPERSVERRKSSKASVGGTSTASGRLPASTVSASRSRSRVSRASYKATGSDATAPPPDGRPSDTAPRTAGPGPSKTTTSLKDPTRADSTVKTPRHLRQPSRSAVSHSNISRKSITKQASQRSISAGAAGRKPQPSAEPNVAEASRVSTASGKRQTPGKAPALAYRDERGSAISADRRSLASKASADSRRSRASTGRPGDQSGGSKKTSDGPPGPRHQRHQHPDWQGNLDAQRDTSAASMLPLAGDSRLSAKSSQRSLRPIGPEEVPLDKMVEEKPKGKFLVMPDGTYVRLQEKNVWIRAMQEKYLAIDYKACSIKVGFGLMLIGFIYIIMFRQDILLNMAIFVRDYVYDPDTDAQSKEKYKHDNKTSPEKSSSTAESAVTVPPTQVPSHPDRPNRVRA, from the exons GCGCCGCGCCAAAGGCAGCGTAGCCCGGACGAGCGCAGAGACAGACGGGTCGAGGCAGAAGATGTCGCCGAAGATCAAGAATACCTGCTAGACGTCGACGCGAGCTCGAAGCGACCGCGCCATGAAAGAGAATATAGCCCCGTCGCTCAGGGCTACGACGAAGGCCGCGATGGAAGCCCTATACCGACGTCAGTGTGCATGAATATTGTGGAGAGACAAAGAGACACCACCCCGGATGACGGAGAAG AAACGCGCGCAACCAGGGCATCCGAGACCCGCGCCGAGGGCGACCAAATCCCCGCAGCGATCTCGGAAGCTCGAGACGTGCCTAGGAGGCGAGAGCCGAGGGAAACTGCGACGATAAAGGACGTCCGCGCAAGAGCGCCCGCGTCCTGGGCACCGAACTACGAGTTTTCGACGAGCTCGTCAAGTTCGGAGCTGCGGCCGATAGACCTGCCACCGATGGGGAAGCGGCAACTCGCAGCCAGG CCCGAGAGATCGGTGGAACGTCGCAAGAGTAGTAAAGCCAGCGTGGGCGGGACGTCTACGGCTTCGGGCCGACTGCCAGCTTCGACCGTGAGCGCGTCGAGGAGTAGGAGCCGGGTGTCGCGAGCGAGTTACAAGGCGACAGGATCCGACGCGACCGCACCGCCGCCTGACGGTCGACCCTCGGACACGGCGCCACGGACGGCTGGGCCAGGACCCTCAAAG ACAACCACGTCGCTTAAGGACCCTACCCGCGCGGATTCCACTGTCAAGACTCCACGGCATCTGAGACAACCCAGCCGCAGCGCTGTCAGCCACAGCAATATCAGCCGCAAGTCTATCACGAAGCAGGCCTCTCAAAGATCCATCAGTGCTGGTGCAGCGGGCAGGAAACCCCAGCCCTCTGCTGAGCCGAACGTCGCCGAAGCCAGCCGAGTCAGTACGGCTTCAGGGAAGCGACAGACTCCAGGAAAG GCCCCGGCCCtagcgtaccgcgacgagagaggCAGCGCGATCAGTGCTGATCGCCGGTCACTGGCGTCCAAGGCAAGCGCCGATAGCCGTCGTAGCCGAGCATCCACTGGACGCCCTGGCGACCAGTCCGGTGGCAGCAAGAAGACCAGCGATGGCCCGCCGGGCCCGCGGCACCAGCGCCACCAGCACCCCGACTGGCAAGGCAACCTCGACGCGCAAAGAGACACAAGCGCAGCCTCGATGTTACCGCTAGCTGGGGACAGTCGCTTGAGCGCCAAGTCTTCCCAGCGTTCACTGAGGCCGATCGGTCCGGAGGAAGTTCCCCTCGACAAGATGGTGGAAGAAAAACCCAAAGGGAAATTCCTGGTGATGCCGGACGGTACCTACGTACGTCTCCAGGAGAAGAACGTATGGATAAG AGCGATGCAAGAAAAGTACCTAGCCATTGACTACAAGGCATGCAGCATCAAAGTAGGTTTCGGTCTGATGCTCATCGGCTTCATCTACATCATCATGTTTCGTCAGG ATATCTTATTAAACATGGCTATATTCG TGCGAGATTACGTTTATGATCCAGATACAGACGCGCAAAGCAAGGAAAAGTACAAGCATGATAATAAAACTTCACCAG AAAAATCTTCCAGCACAGCCGAGAGCGCAGTGACAGTGCCGCCGACGCAAGTTCCAAGCCATCCTGATCGTCCGAACAGAGTGCGAGCTTGA
- the LOC135907809 gene encoding serine/arginine repetitive matrix protein 2-like isoform X4, with the protein MDEHSDESQSQESYVTSPTKAPRQRQRSPDERRDRRVEAEDVAEDQEYLLDVDASSKRPRHEREYSPVAQGYDEGRDGSPIPTSVCMNIVERQRDTTPDDGEETRATRASETRAEGDQIPAAISEARDVPRRREPRETATIKDVRARAPASWAPNYEFSTSSSSSELRPIDLPPMGKRQLAARPERSVERRKSSKASVGGTSTASGRLPASTVSASRSRSRVSRASYKATGSDATAPPPDGRPSDTAPRTAGPGPSKTTTSLKDPTRADSTVKTPRHLRQPSRSAVSHSNISRKSITKQASQRSISAGAAGRKPQPSAEPNVAEASRVSTASGKRQTPGKAPALAYRDERGSAISADRRSLASKASADSRRSRASTGRPGDQSGGSKKTSDGPPGPRHQRHQHPDWQGNLDAQRDTSAASMLPLAGDSRLSAKSSQRSLRPIGPEEVPLDKMVEEKPKGKFLVMPDGTYVRLQEKNVWIRAMQEKYLAIDYKACSIKVGFGLMLIGFIYIIMFRQVRDYVYDPDTDAQSKEKYKHDNKTSPEKSSSTAESAVTVPPTQVPSHPDRPNRVRA; encoded by the exons GCGCCGCGCCAAAGGCAGCGTAGCCCGGACGAGCGCAGAGACAGACGGGTCGAGGCAGAAGATGTCGCCGAAGATCAAGAATACCTGCTAGACGTCGACGCGAGCTCGAAGCGACCGCGCCATGAAAGAGAATATAGCCCCGTCGCTCAGGGCTACGACGAAGGCCGCGATGGAAGCCCTATACCGACGTCAGTGTGCATGAATATTGTGGAGAGACAAAGAGACACCACCCCGGATGACGGAGAAG AAACGCGCGCAACCAGGGCATCCGAGACCCGCGCCGAGGGCGACCAAATCCCCGCAGCGATCTCGGAAGCTCGAGACGTGCCTAGGAGGCGAGAGCCGAGGGAAACTGCGACGATAAAGGACGTCCGCGCAAGAGCGCCCGCGTCCTGGGCACCGAACTACGAGTTTTCGACGAGCTCGTCAAGTTCGGAGCTGCGGCCGATAGACCTGCCACCGATGGGGAAGCGGCAACTCGCAGCCAGG CCCGAGAGATCGGTGGAACGTCGCAAGAGTAGTAAAGCCAGCGTGGGCGGGACGTCTACGGCTTCGGGCCGACTGCCAGCTTCGACCGTGAGCGCGTCGAGGAGTAGGAGCCGGGTGTCGCGAGCGAGTTACAAGGCGACAGGATCCGACGCGACCGCACCGCCGCCTGACGGTCGACCCTCGGACACGGCGCCACGGACGGCTGGGCCAGGACCCTCAAAG ACAACCACGTCGCTTAAGGACCCTACCCGCGCGGATTCCACTGTCAAGACTCCACGGCATCTGAGACAACCCAGCCGCAGCGCTGTCAGCCACAGCAATATCAGCCGCAAGTCTATCACGAAGCAGGCCTCTCAAAGATCCATCAGTGCTGGTGCAGCGGGCAGGAAACCCCAGCCCTCTGCTGAGCCGAACGTCGCCGAAGCCAGCCGAGTCAGTACGGCTTCAGGGAAGCGACAGACTCCAGGAAAG GCCCCGGCCCtagcgtaccgcgacgagagaggCAGCGCGATCAGTGCTGATCGCCGGTCACTGGCGTCCAAGGCAAGCGCCGATAGCCGTCGTAGCCGAGCATCCACTGGACGCCCTGGCGACCAGTCCGGTGGCAGCAAGAAGACCAGCGATGGCCCGCCGGGCCCGCGGCACCAGCGCCACCAGCACCCCGACTGGCAAGGCAACCTCGACGCGCAAAGAGACACAAGCGCAGCCTCGATGTTACCGCTAGCTGGGGACAGTCGCTTGAGCGCCAAGTCTTCCCAGCGTTCACTGAGGCCGATCGGTCCGGAGGAAGTTCCCCTCGACAAGATGGTGGAAGAAAAACCCAAAGGGAAATTCCTGGTGATGCCGGACGGTACCTACGTACGTCTCCAGGAGAAGAACGTATGGATAAG AGCGATGCAAGAAAAGTACCTAGCCATTGACTACAAGGCATGCAGCATCAAAGTAGGTTTCGGTCTGATGCTCATCGGCTTCATCTACATCATCATGTTTCGTCAGG TGCGAGATTACGTTTATGATCCAGATACAGACGCGCAAAGCAAGGAAAAGTACAAGCATGATAATAAAACTTCACCAG AAAAATCTTCCAGCACAGCCGAGAGCGCAGTGACAGTGCCGCCGACGCAAGTTCCAAGCCATCCTGATCGTCCGAACAGAGTGCGAGCTTGA